In the genome of Hemicordylus capensis ecotype Gifberg chromosome 10, rHemCap1.1.pri, whole genome shotgun sequence, the window gGGCCTCAGCCCTGCCTAGCTCAGCACGTCCAGGGGGAGCgggggaggagggctggggaGATCTTTAGGAGCAGGGAAGGAAGCTTTGGGGGGCGGGCACGGGGTGCAGAGGTGTAGTGGGTTGTGGGGCAGTAGGGGCCCGGGAGGTGCTGCCAGGCTAGAAGGAAGGCCCGGTGGGCGGTTTGCTTGGGGTCAGCGAGCCTTGGGCTCCAGGGAAGGGGCCTTTGCCTACCCACGTGGTCACGTTGGCCTGTACCATTAGGTCAGGGTTTCCCTGGTGCTGGTGGGGGGCTTCTGTTGAGGTCATGCAGGGTTTTTGACTCTGGATGGGATCATGGAAGCCTGAAGCTGAAGGGTGGGAGCGTCTTGCAGCGTGTCGGGTTGGGAGACAAAGCTCCTGTGGGTGCAGGCAGTTGTTGGGGGATAAAGCCCTGGTTTGGGTGAAGGGTGCTTCTTAAGGGCTAATAGCGAATGGGTTCTGGGAGACGCCTTGGGTTTTCCCTGTAGGTCAGGAGCTTGTTAGGTGTGGAGGTCCAGATTCTAGTCTGCAGTTGGTGACACGGGTGGTGCAGGCAGGTGGCCTAGCTTGAGGTGAAGCGTCTCATCCGGCGTTGGCTGTGAGTTGTTTTCCCCCCCATCTCTCCGTGGTGCGGTTTCCCGTCAAGTGTTTCTGATGCCAGAACAAGGCCCCAGAATGAACGGTTTCTCTCTGGGCGAGCTATGTTGGCTCTTCTGCTGCCCGCCTTGCCCCAGCCGCATAGCTGCCAAGCTGGCTTTTCTGCCCCCAGAGCCCACGTACACTGTGATGCAGCCGGAGCAGCAGGAAGGTGGAGCTGCCGCGGGGACGCCGACTGGGAGCTGCAGCTTGCACTTGACTGAGCGGGCAGACTGGCAGTATTCCCAGAGGGAGCTGGATGCGGTGGAAGTCTTCTTCTCGCGCACAGCCCGGGATAACCGTCTAGGATGCATGTTCGTACGCTGTGCTCCTTCCAGTCGGTATACACTACTTTTTTCCCATGGCAATGCTGTTGACCTGGGCCAGATGTGCAGCTTTTATATCGGCCTAGGCTCCCGCATCAACTGTAACGTCTTCTCTTACGACTACTCTGGTTATGGAGTGAGCACTGGTAAACCTTCTGAAAAGAACCTCTATGCGGACATTGATGCAGCTTGGCAGGCCCTCAGAACAAGGTAAATGGGGGTTGGATCAAGGTGCCTGTGAAAATGGTGGAGGGTGCTTCTAGTTGCACTTCTTGGACTGCTTGCTTAACATCCCTTCTCTCCCTTTCAGCAGGATGGAAGTAAACTGCACTGTCTTGATGTACTTGTGTTGCTCAGTCACTCtttgtggtggtgctggtggttgcCACCCTGCCCTGGATGAGGAATGAGAGCcaatcttgtggtggcaagcatgaattgttgcctttgctaagcaggatcagtCTTGATTCGCATTGGGAtgggaagactacatgtgagtgctgtaagatattccccttaagggatgaggccatagttcattggaagagcatctgcatgcttgcatgcagaaggtcccaggttcactctgtgacatctccaggtagggctgggactcgggactcctgcctgaaagcttggagagctgctgccagtcagtgtagaccagagcaGCACAAGTTCAgctttccagctgtttttagactactgctcccatcgttcccagccacagtggccaatagtcaaggattatggcagatgtccaacatctgcaggagggcaaagtAGTGCAGCTgtggtgaagacaatactgagctaggtggaccagtagTGTGACTCGGGATTGCTTGCTATGATCTTGTGAATCTGGAAAATGGTTCACACATCTCTTGCAGGTCAAGAAGCTTGTGTACCTTGCACTGAAGCTCCTGTGCTGCATGGAAAACTCTTAAATCTGAGAGTGGCTGTGGAGTGTCAGGGCTGTCGTTGAAAGGAAGAAGACCAGAATCCTTCTAGATATGTGCAAGCCTTTAGCTTTGCCTAAAATGATGATGGgcgttgtcaacaacatctgggaatccctgttacaaagAATGCTGTTTACTGTGGTAGCTTAAGAGTGGTGCTATTGCCTGGGATGAGTTGAAGTGCCAGTTGCCATGCCAGGACACCATCGCAACACATTATTATTTTGATTCAGTGTCGAGGCAGGTACCAGGCTTGGTGTATTAGACTCTACAGCGGGGCTGCACTGATTCTGGAATACAACCTCCATCATCTCCAGCGGTCAGGAATGATgtaacaacagctgaagggccaccattgtgcagctctgctccACAGCATCCTTAATCTAaactgtgggttgtttttttaaagaaccattccctcttgtgtttctttcagaggaagctgccatatactgagtcagaccataggtccatcttgctcaatattgtctacccagactggcagcagcttctccaaggttgcaggcaggaatctctctcaaccctatcttggagatgctgccagggagggaacttgggaccttctgctcttcccagagcagcttcatcccctaaggggaatatcttacagtgctcacacttctagtctcccattcataagcaaccagggtggaccctacttagctaagggaacaagtcatgcttgctaccacaagaccagctcttctcttgaGAGGTTCAAAGTTCAGCTACATTTTTTATTGAACAGAGCTAAAAAAAGAATTTTATTACTGAGTCAGTGTTTGCTTCTTGGGCTTTGCCTTCACTTGACAGCTAGCTGGTGATGTAACTTGACTTTGTACTCCCAAGAAACTCATCTGATATTTCCTTGGAGGCAGCTTGTGCTCCAGTGTCTGAATAGGAGCTTGTGCCAAGTACGTGCAGTCTTGAGTGCAAGTGATGGGAGATGGTTCAGGTTTGTGCTGACTAAAAAGGCCTGTTGGCTTTAAGGCTGGAGTGTTCCCTTGTAGTTTCTCAGTATAAAGAGCTTCCACTTTCAACTAGGAAACAATATATATAGCATTTTGTTGGCTTAATCTTATCCTCTGTGAGAAGAGTAGATGTTTTGGATTCTACTTTGTC includes:
- the ABHD17C gene encoding alpha/beta hydrolase domain-containing protein 17C, with product MPEQGPRMNGFSLGELCWLFCCPPCPSRIAAKLAFLPPEPTYTVMQPEQQEGGAAAGTPTGSCSLHLTERADWQYSQRELDAVEVFFSRTARDNRLGCMFVRCAPSSRYTLLFSHGNAVDLGQMCSFYIGLGSRINCNVFSYDYSGYGVSTGKPSEKNLYADIDAAWQALRTRYGVSPENIILYGQSIGTVPTVDLASRYECAAVILHSPLMSGLRVAFPETRKTYCFDAFPSIDKISKVTSPVLVIHGTEDEVIDFSHGLAMYERCPRAVEPLWVEGAGHNDIELYAQYLERLKQFISHELPNS